From the genome of Acropora muricata isolate sample 2 unplaced genomic scaffold, ASM3666990v1 scaffold_747, whole genome shotgun sequence:
gggcagcagaattgtaaaggacattgtgacagtatgttaggttccctttcttctcttggtgaattggttaaacttttcattatcttgtttagtgatgatagcacacaaaataaactaggacttacacaaggtttccattttggtacgtgttgaagttttcaaagtttgctgataaatagtgtttttgtaaataatagttattgtaaataatagttattgtgctttgatagcttcctcagtttttgacagggttacaattcaataagcttagattgaacaaacttctcatccttttgttaacaaaaaattattaaatgggtgatgttttgagaagacttctgttactgtgagtgcctttctaggcagagctagtttgataacttaactgaatatatttgtgctaacttagctgaataTTTTGTCTTGGGAATGTAGTTAGTACTATTATACAAGAACAACCcatgctcatgagcaccaaatttgtgtggaacattgattgcactgttatgttaaacctcttattctggcagtttttatgaagatttcatagttcacACTACTTTCAATGGTGTTGTCATGAcgtttgtcatgaatattggtgatgatttactttggctatcattaaggtgctgttcttTATATTTTGAGcggaatttgcctctgttgctgtatttttttgtcaaaagttattgtacttgccaattattaatttcatcatttgccgcatttaagaattaatttttacaactttgtttcatgcaattatgaagcatctacaaaaattaagtgatcatgagcAATGTCATATTAGTCAGATATCATACCAGACCTTGTcattatcagattgtttaagataagttaattgcaaagaaaacaattggtgctccatttgaaaacttgaaataatatagtggcgTTTTccttgatgatacttttggataaatttatgaaaaccatggtatgagaaagctgtaaagatcttttagcaactaagctggttatgcatgttttgattgaaacattaattgcctctatgaataggatgccTTTCAAATGCTCCCCCAGTTGTTTTTAATAgctaggaaacttaaagaaattggaggaattgaatttgagccttggttgacaaagcctttctgtcatgcattgaggaatatgcatgctggtcagctaatttaaaatgaataaagcactcaattaggcatgatcgtaatgttttaagttgttataaattttgttagcataaagcactcaattaggcatgatcgtaatgtttaacgttgttataaattttgatagcattgcctcatacgaCATTttagtgtaagatattgcaaaacaaccaacaaaagggctggggtcaacttaataacacatatatgtctgcataatgcacacaaattagagatgtatactagacagtgatgagaatgctacattatgttgtttgatgttgatggaagaaaatttaattttattaaatatagagaaggtgTGATTGGGAAGGGACTACATCTGATTTAGAGgtggatttttcaaaagatatattttattgTGTAATGCATGGCATAATCCACTGAatcctttatatcactgtccccagctgtcagcaagattttctgatgtaatgaagctgttttttccacattgcttggTGATGAAATCAGCATCTAAACACACTTTTAGGAGGCACATCatttttggcctggttttaggtcttaaattggagcagcagcttttgtgcgagaccatgtcttttgggtttacatgtagatgcatgatgtggggttgtggttgtccttcagtagttgtcataggcaactgagttttgctttacctaagccactgtattcaaactccattcgtccacaagttgtttgcaacgtttctcatggcaaaataagagagagatcttttcacttgctgcaaaaaaatgccaggtacttcagaagagttcaccttctccacctaATGTTAATGACAGGTCATGTCCTGCggttagttgcattgatttaatggctctctgataattataagagtgaCTGTCCCCTTTTGtttctctcccatttattggcaaacagtgcatgctttaatgtcttctaagacTTAAGACTTTTTTGTAAAAATTACCTGTGGGTTGTTAAGAATGAATGGATGCAATtatctgcattgatttaatggctctgataattattataggAGTGGccgtcctcttttgtctctctccaatttattggcagacagtgcttgttttaatgccttctaagaccttagtctctcattgttttaagatcataaTATTgagcaaggtgggtagccatcatgcaaaataacataaatcctgtgaacatggGATAAttattaggttcaagacagcttttcaacaatattctgtaacaatgcacttacagtaattcttaagagTCACGTGTATTATacgcaaggtgagactaaaatgaaaagatgaggttgccctatgggcaagctgttgctttaggttactagcccaaaggtctgaggagggagttggaaattaagttgtttataaagaataatcagatttatttaattatggaaaatacaagtaatgataccaagctTAGATACAAAcaaattctttgtagtattttgattcctggatatgattttcgttttaacttaaactcaaattaaacaatgtgacagaaacaaccagttttttTTAACGACTTTATTGGGCATATCAGATAAATATTTTAACGACAAAAGTGcataaaaaatagaaaacagaaaattaaaacttagagaaaaaaaaaaaacttcacccAAAAGGAAAGGTGCGAATGAGACGTAAAGTCCCATGGGAGGCGCCCCTTATGAATTTAATTAAAAACactataaaaaagaaaattaaaaaaagacagaaTAGATAATTTCAAACTTAGTGGCACGAGCACAAACTGGCTAGTGTCCACGTGCAGGGCCAATCCATGTCATATGTGGTTTTTAGACGGGCAAGCATTACATTGCGAACTCATTCTCAGAACGAACCTGGGTTGTCAAAGCTAGTGGATGGTAAGATGGAGCAAGTAAAGTTCCAGAGTTTAATAATGCGATTAAAGTATGAGGCCTGAAAAGTACTGGTTCTACAAATAGGCGTTTTTAGGTTAAGAGAATTACTACGTCTGGAACGGCCATGGGAGATAAAGTCAACAAAACAGTGTACCTTAAGGTCAATATGGTTGTATagacatttgtaaaaaaatgacaagtctTTCAGTTCTCTATCATAGGATAAAGGGAGCAAGTCTAGCTTGATTAATCTGTCCTTGTAAGAGACCTCTCCTACCCGAGTTTGTAAAATCCAGCGGGTGGCGCAGCGTTGTACTCGCTCGACTTGGGCCTTTAGGGTGACTTGAGCGGGCGACCAAACTTGCGTGGCGTACCACAGCTGAGACTTGACCAGTGACAGGTATAGCGTGCGCCGAACAGCCACGTCGATTATTAGGGGGCATGTTCGTTTTAAAAGCCCAATGAGCTTGTTGGCTTTCGCAGTGATGGCATGGATGTGGGGTTTCCAAGAGAGCGAACTTGTGATGTGAACACCCAGATCTTTTTCGGAGGAGACGCGCTCAAGTTGAGCACTGTCCAGGGTGTACTCGTGAACCAGGGGGGATTTTTTACGGGAGACAGTGAGTGATTTACAGGTGTTAAATTTAGTGCGATTATGCTTTGACCAGCTGTTTAGGTTGCCTAGAGTAATTTGCAGAGACTGGCAATTATGGGGTGCCAAAGTGGACATAAAtgctaattgaaaaaaaaagctttctaatttacaaatttacgtTCTCAACTCAAGAGTTTTGTTGTAATATTACAAACTTTATGGTAACTTGGTAAAATATTTTACGCTCTTTCTTGTATTTCCTTTCCAATGTTGAAGAATGCGtgctgattgcaaaaaaaatacattcccttttcaaaatttacatgctcgaaaaataaaatccctgctaattgaaacaaaaaagctttctaatttacaaatttacgtTCTCAAATCACGATTATTGTTCTAAAATTACAAACTTTATGGTAACTTGGTAAAATATTTATgctttattttgtatttcctttacaatgatgaagaatgggtgctgattgcaaaaaaatacattccctTTGCAAGATTTacatgctgaaaaaataaaatccctgctaattgaaaaaaaaaacctttctaattattatgcaaatgtATCTTGCCTGAAACTTGCTGGCCATTGGTATGGTGGGCGCAGAAGTAATTAAATATAGCGCTAAATATTTTGGCGCttgttttaaacttttaacGAAGTGTGGCTGGATTATGCCTCTCTACCGGCAAGGAAGAGGTGATTTGGAAATACAGAGATTTCTGGACACCACTCAAGCAATTCTTGCTCAAATTTCAACCTTCCTTCAACAATGCGATACGCAGAGTACAAACCTGGATGATTTGGAAAATGCCGTTGATCGTATGACTGACATTTGCTCAACGTTTGACGTCCTTCGTCAGAACGTTTCCGGTAACAGCGTGACGCACAATTTACTTGTTGATCTCACAACCTGTTTGGACGCGATACGCAGAAATCTTGGCATGAAACTTGAAGGTTTACATACAGAAAGTGCCTATTCTTTCGAGTATCACTGTGCATTGAGTTATAGTGGCGAAAAAGGCCGCCCCCGTCTTGAAGTAATGAAGGAGCAACTGGAATTTTTACGCAATAAACACTTTCGCTGGGTCAGTATTGCTAAATTACTGGGAATTTCGGAGAGAACTCTAAGGAGACGGCGAGAAGAATTTGGACTGAGGATTGACAGCAGATTCACTGAGATTTCAGAGGAGCACCTGACCATCGTCATTCAGGCAGTGAGATCGGTCACTCCCAATATTGGCCAAAGTCGCATGATAGGTGCATTGAGAAGCAGAGGTTTGCACGTACAACGCTGGAGGATCCGTGAAATAATGAGGAAAATTGATCCAGTGGGAACAGCTTTACGTTGGAATCAGGTGGTGTATCGCAGAAAGTACAGTGTCCCAGGACCAAATGCGCTGTGGCACATAGACGGTCATCACAAGCTTATTCATTGGAGGCTAGTTGTCCATGCATGCATAGATGGGTACAGTCGACTTATCGTATATTTGCATTGTGCCAACAACAACTTTGCATCAACGGTCCTTGATCTGTTTAAAGGTGGGGTGAGACGGTGTGGACTTCCTTCACGAACAAGAAGTGACCATGGACTTGAAAATGTCGAAGTCGCACGTTTCATGATGGAGCAAAGGGGTCTAGGAAGAGGAAGCATGCTTACCGGAAAGTCTGTTGACAACGTTAGAGTAGAGCGTCTCCACAGAGACGTGTACATTGGAGCATTATCACACTTTGCCTCAATTTTTCATAACTTAGAGAATGGTGGATTTCTTAACCCTGATATGATGCTCATATCTATGCACTCCACTTCATCTTCATCCCACGAATCAATAGGGCGCTCAAAGAGTTTACCAACCAGTGGAATTGCCACCCAGTTAGCACGGCGCAAAGCTACAGCCCAGAGCAACTCTTCATCTCAGGAACATTGGCTAATGGATACGTACCATCATCAGATGTGGGGAGTGTAGATCTTGATTTGCTTGGGTCAGGTGTCGATGACGAATCTGACGCGCCACCGCCAATAGAACAGAATAATTATGAAGTAACTGTGCCAGAAGTTGAGATTTTACTCCCTAACGAAGTTCTGGAATGCCTTAGTAACGTTGATCCTTTGCAAGACGACGGCAACCATGGGGTGAATTTGTACTCAATGTGTGTACAGGCCATCTTGACATCTTTAAGTGAAACCTAACACTATATCATTGTTTGCAAGTCACACATTTATTTTATCTCCAGTTGGTAGCATCTGAAAATCTAGACGGATTTTTAGAGAATTTCCTTATAGTCATACTGACTCTATCCCCTCACCCGTGGATTGTTTGCTTAAGTTTCTCCCCTTCAACAACAGGATGCTTGGTCAGAAAACTGTTCAGGTTTTGACGAGTTTAAATTTGGTCTGGTTGTCTAACAAATTAATGTAAACGTTATAAAAGCAGTAAATTGCCGAGTTATTATCTACAAGGAAGTTTTTTGATGAGATCCATCGTTACTGCAAGGAATGCCTAAGCTAAAAACAGCTAGTTAGTTATCCATGTCCTACCTTATCTCTTTAGCACAGAAAGTAATGAGCCATTACTTCAAACAAGAATTCCAACCTTTTATTAACATTTTTACTTAACAAGACAAGTCCAAGGACATTGAAAATCAAAGCTTCCTCAGAAAGCTAACCAAAGTTTCAGAACAGGTTTACATCATGAAAAATTGTTCTTGCAAGCAATAGGAACTGTCAAATATTAATTAGTGTGAAAGGGCAcacaaatatataataatattgtgtGGAAACCTTTATTACTGTATCGAACATACTATAAAGAACGTGGACAAACCTTTCAATGATAGTGCATTAAACAATGTTAAAGGTCAGAGAGGACTTGTCACTTAAAATACTAGAAAATTCCTCAACAAGTTCATTATAAGATTGATAGGTGGTTGGTAGTTCCAATGTTGGGCCACATGTGTGAGCCACTGGCCTACGAATGAGACCCTCCAAGGTATTGAATGTGACCTTTATTGAAGTGCAAGTCAGTATGTCACTTCCTGTCACAAATCGAAGAAAATTGCTGAGATTCCCCTCAAGAGACTTTAAACACCTTTTCAGGTGGTCCAAACAACACCTTTCTGCATCATTCTCAGGACTTGCTACTAAGAGCTTCACAACCTTTTTGGGAGTTGGTTTTCGCTCCTCGTACAACTTGGTTAAATCATCACTTGTTTTAATCAATTTCCGGAGTTTTATAAAGAGGGGTGACCAACAATTGGCCACAAACCGTGGCTTTTGTACAATTTCTTGATGCGCTATTTCGAGGATTATTTCCCTTATGTTCTGTTCCGTTGGATTTCTATAACATTTAAAGGAACTCAAAAAATCAAGAAGTTCATCGTCATTTGGATGTACATTACCAGCAATGCAATTGGCAAGAATATCTCTGTCATCTGAGGAAACATAAAAACGAAATGAATCTAACAGAAGATCATTTGTCAACGCCTCATCCTCAAACAAACATGTCATAATAAAGGCTGGAGATAACTGCAGGGGTAGATAGCTTAGGTGAACAAAACTGTACACAAATACTCTACCAACTGCCTCccactcatttttttttaaagtcgtGTCTTATAAAAGGCACCTTTTCTGCAGCCCCTATTGTTGCTGCAAGGAAAAATAACCTCCAGAATTCTGATATTACATCTCTTAAGACACCATTTCCTGAACCTATTTCCTCTTTACCCATTTCATCTACAACTGTAACATCAAgcttgaattttaaaatatttggatCACTGAACTCCATAATGAAATCCTGTCTTAGCTGGGCCCGGTGCAACAGAATGGGCTTTATGGGTAGTTCATCAAACTGGGCCTCAAAGTCTGTGTGGTGATCATCAGATGAAACAGCAGCAGTACCCAAGGTTCCATCTAAGCCTTCACCAGGACTCAAAACTTCAATTACATCTTCAGAGGAATCTGGAatccaaacaaagaaataataatgattattatgtAGCATTTTAGTTACAGTTACATGCACATTACTTTAAAACCCAAGAagcttaataaaaaaaaataacaatactgTTTGCCCTCAAGTCATTGCTGAATTCATCTTATAATGATTCTCAGGTGTGAAAGTAATTCTTGATACACAATGTTTAGGTACCTTGCATAGGATTGCAAAACGAGGGGCCTGCTGCAGAATCTCTACTTTCTTGGGGAACACTTGAAACCTGTCCACCTATTTccataaaagaaatgaaagaggtTTTTCAAAGCACATGGAATACTGATTGCAATGAATGAAAGGAAGCCACTCACTTCTGTTTACAAAACCTAGATGAAACCCTAAGTGGAACAGTGCTTTATTTCAACGAAAAACTCACACTGACAACTGCATATTTTACTCTGGAGAAGGCTGCAGTTGCAACCGAAAATTCAATTTCAGACTATTTTTTATCTACATGTAACCAAATTTTTAAAGTTAGATCAAGTAAAAcgttttttcaacaaaatatacTCTCATCCTGACTTGTCAAGAACATACATTGTATTCAGTATTAAAAGAAAGACACACAAGTATGCAGGGATGGAAATAACAGTCTTTGATATGTAATTAGTGATCAAATTTGCATCCTAAAGTAAAATCATTGCTTAAACTTTGGCGATATTTCTGACATTGAATATTCTGGAACCCCTGCAAGCAGTGAATCAGAGGACACTACTTAGGTACTAGATTATAATTATGAAGACTCAAAGATGCTCAAGACAGTTCATTGTAGGGTGTTTTCATATTACAGAACAATGTGCCAAAATCTGTTTTCCCGTATAATTTTCCATCCCTGCTTGAGACCCAAAGACTGCACAACAAAATGTACATGCACACTCTAAAATACATGACATCTACACTAACACGCCTACTATAAAGGCACTTTTTAAGTTCAACATACTTTGTCCTCGAGATGTTGCTGCAGTGATTGCTGTGGTAGATGATGTATCACAGGCAAAAGAGTCCTCAATTTCCCAAGCAGCTGTCATCAAatcaatatcatcatcatcatcatcatcatcaccaagAGATTCCAAAGCCCGTATGTACACTGCCCCCTGTCCCATTAACTTGAGCAGAAGACTGCCTGTCATTTGCACTCCTTCAGCCAATTTGGGTTTAACTAGTTCACCATAGCAAGCCTAATGGTAAGATAAATTAAACAATATTAATTCAGCAAGAATTCATGAATTCTAATAGCACTCGTAAAAACGTACAAAAATATACACTCAGTGATCGTTGAGCTTAGAACTGGTCAtcagaaaaaaacgaaaaacaaagtgGAAAAATCTACTCAATCCTCAGCTCAATTTGGAGTTCAATTTGTTCGCCGTAAATGTTATTCTTACCTTCATGTACTCAAAAAGTCTCCATTCCAGCTGAGGGAACTGCTCTTCAGTTTTTCTTCTCAACATCGTAGCGTTCCATTCTTTGTCAAAGGGGAATTCGTGAATTACAAAACCTTTCCTCTCCAACTCCACTCGAGCATTATGTGTCGGTACCTTGTCCTGCTTTGGGTTAGGAATCAGAACTATATCTTTACACACTGGTTTCTTCGCTCTCTTAGAGCTTTCATTCACTCTTGGCGTTTGGCGTCTTCGCTTTCCGCCGCGTGCTGCAACTTGCGTAGAA
Proteins encoded in this window:
- the LOC136907370 gene encoding uncharacterized protein; this encodes MATERLTSDLREAISKISEVGRLLEPLTSNTSVNRPGTGANSEVSESQSAAPPTTINHELQRLFPTLRNTNAHDHGQAAAFRSTQVAARGGKRRRQTPRVNESSKRAKKPVCKDIVLIPNPKQDKVPTHNARVELERKGFVIHEFPFDKEWNATMLRRKTEEQFPQLEWRLFEYMKACYGELVKPKLAEGVQMTGSLLLKLMGQGAVYIRALESLGDDDDDDDDIDLMTAAWEIEDSFACDTSSTTAITAATSRGQSGQVSSVPQESRDSAAGPSFCNPMQDSSEDVIEVLSPGEGLDGTLGTAAVSSDDHHTDFEAQFDELPIKPILLHRAQLRQDFIMEFSDPNILKFKLDVTVVDEMGKEEIGSGNGVLRDVISEFWRLFFLAATIGAAEKVPFIRHDFKKK